A stretch of Henckelia pumila isolate YLH828 chromosome 4, ASM3356847v2, whole genome shotgun sequence DNA encodes these proteins:
- the LOC140863448 gene encoding uncharacterized protein isoform X1 has product MLQSCNKSRQNGSCFSLTKKAPYGQKGFLFCKLEQLHEMEQKIRELERKIEEKERELHDMRLDNEAIKFSISSCMPWPKKILLENKVKISRATGESSEEEEFSYDPEIERTLLMRRREARRRQAEDEIEIFEEEMAANANLSLRKLGTPDPNQQPLCITFPTLENNANFELKSGLIHLLPAFHVLAGEDPHKHLMEFHVVCSSMKPHGVTEEQI; this is encoded by the exons ATGCTGCAGTCGTGCAA CAAAAGCAGACAAAATGGGAGCTGCTTTTCTTTAACAAAGAAGGCGCCTTATGGTCAAAAGGGCTTCCTTTTTTGTAAGTTG GAACAATTGCATGAGATGGAACAGAAGATACGTGAGCTGGAGAGAAAGATAGAAGAAAAGGAAAGAGAGCTGCATGATATGAGATTGGATAATGAAGCG ATTAAGTTCTCTATATCTTCTTGCATGCCTTGGCCAAAGAAGATCTTATTAGAGAACAAAGTAAAGATCTCTAGAGCTACAG gtgaatcttcggaagaagaagaattttcatacgacccagagatagaaagaaccTTGCTTATGCGACGGAGAGAAGCTCGTAGGAGGCAAGCAGAGGAcgaaattgaaatttttgaggAAGAGATGGCTGCCAACGCAAACCTGAGTTTGAGaaaattgggcactcctgatccaaaTCAACAGCCCTTGTGCATTACTTTTCCaactctagaaaataatgctaattttgaattgaaatctGGATTGATACACTTACTGCCTGCTTTTCATgttcttgcaggtgaggatccgcaCAAGCATCTGATGGAATTCCACGTTGTGTGTTCAAGCATGAAACCGCATGGAGTTACAGAGGAGCAGATTTAG
- the LOC140863447 gene encoding uncharacterized protein produces MKRIFLEKYFPASRAANNRKEIYGCKQLMGESLHEYWERFKKLCASCPQHQISENLLIQYCYEGLLSHDRNMLDAASGGVFVDKTPVQARNLIENMAANSQQFGTSRSDPAPRKSNEVNVSSLEQQLSELTSLVRHMAVGNGQISKVCGICTQVGHATDMCPTLQEGYAEQVNAAGGFPGPPQQKYDPYSNTYNQGWRDHPNLRYGNPQANPPGPQAPQHNQSYRPPYPPPQRPQIPTPGESLENIVQNLATNTLAFQQDTWTSIQNLNTQMGQLAAAISKLEAQNSSRLPSQTVVNPKENLSAITLRSGKELQIQDGLVKEPVEIEGDKEDKVEESEPIPKEAPRGKFPPFSEYKPVAPFPLALKDSRKNEGIKELYKTFRRCEVNIPLFDAIKQVPRYAKFLKELCTAKRKQKLKGCKKIELGEQVSAVIQRKVPTKCKDQGMFLIPCKIGGVRLDTAMLDLGASINDMPYSVYASLKLGPLNETAIVIQMADRSTIVPRGLLEDVLVEVGDLVFPADFYVFDMKSNELNSPILLGRPFLKTSKSIIDVDNGTLTMEFCNTRYF; encoded by the coding sequence ATGAAAAGGATATTTTTAGAGAAGTACTTTCCAGCTTCTAGAGCAGCAAACAACCGGAAAGAAATTTATGGGTGCAAACAGCTGATGGGAGAGTCACTGCACGAGTATTGGGAGCGCTTCAAGAAACTTTGCGCCAGCTGtccgcagcaccagataagtgaaaatttaCTAATTCAATACTGTTATGAAGGGTTGTTGTCTCATGACAGGAATATGCTGGATGCggctagtggaggagtttttgttgACAAAACTCCGGTGCAAGCAAGGAACTTAATAgaaaatatggctgccaattctcagcaatttggcaccagcAGAAGTGATCCTGCACCAAGGAAGAGtaacgaggtaaatgtttcttctcttgaacaacaaTTGAGCgaactgacgtctcttgtgcgtcatatggctgtagggaatggacaaattTCTAAGGTATGTGGAATTTGTACTCAAGTgggacatgcaactgacatgtgtcccactctTCAAGAGGGATATGCGGAACAAGTCAATGCAGCTGGAGGATTTCCAGGACCACCTCAACAGAAGTATGATCCTTACTCCAACACGTACAATCAAGGTTGGAGGGATCATCCGAACCTCAGATACGGAAATCCACAAGCGAATCCACCTGGACCTCAAGCACCACAGCACAATCAATCTTATAGGCCGCCGTACCCTCCACCACAGCGCCCCCAGATTCCTACGCCAGGTGAGTCTCTTGAAAACATAGTTCAGAATCTTGCCACTAATACTTTGGCTTTTCAACAGGACACCTGGACGAGcatccaaaacttaaatacCCAAATGGGGCAGCTCGCTGCAGCAATTAGCAAGTTGGAAGCACAAAATTCCAGCCGTTTGCCTTCACAAACAGTGGTGAATCCGAAGGAGAACTTGAGTGCTATTACAttgaggagtggaaaggagCTGCAGATTCAAGATGGATTGGTCAAAGAACCGGTAGAGATTGAAGGGGACAAAGAAGACAAGGTGGAGGAGAGTGAGCCCATTCCTAAAGAAGCACCGAGAGGTAAGTTCCCTCCTTTTTCTGAGTATAAacctgttgccccttttcccttagctttAAAGGACTCTAGGAAAAATGAGGGGATTAAGGAGCTCTAtaaaacttttcgtagatgcgaGGTAAACATTCCACTATTCGATGCTATTAAGCAAGTACCTcgttatgctaaatttttaaaagaattatgtactgcgaaaagaaaacaaaaattgaagggttgtaagaaaattgaattgggagaacaagTCTCTGCCGTTATTCAAAGAAAGGTacctacaaaatgcaaggaccAAGGTATGTTCTTGATTCCATGTAAAATAGGAGGTGTTCGGCTTGATACAGCCatgctagatttaggagcatctATTAACGACATgccatactctgtttatgcttccttaaaacTAGGACCTTTGAATGAAACTGCTATTGTTATACAGATGGCTGATCGATCTACTATTGTTCCTAGAGGTTTGTTAGAAGATGTTTTAGTAGAAGTTGGTGATTTGGTTTTTCCTGCTGATTTCTATGTTTTTGACATGAAAAGTAATGAAttgaatagtcctattttgttaggaagaccatttttgaaaacttctaaATCTATAATAGATGTTGATAACGGTACTCTCACGATGGAattctgtaacacccggtatttttaa
- the LOC140863448 gene encoding uncharacterized protein isoform X3, which yields MLQSCNKSRQNGSCFSLTKKAPYGQKGFLFCKLEQLHEMEQKIRELERKIEEKERELHDMRLDNEAIKFSISSCMPWPKKILLENKVKISRATGESSEEEEFSYDPEIERTLLMRRREARRRQAEDEIEIFEEEMAANANLSLRKLGTPDPNQQPL from the exons ATGCTGCAGTCGTGCAA CAAAAGCAGACAAAATGGGAGCTGCTTTTCTTTAACAAAGAAGGCGCCTTATGGTCAAAAGGGCTTCCTTTTTTGTAAGTTG GAACAATTGCATGAGATGGAACAGAAGATACGTGAGCTGGAGAGAAAGATAGAAGAAAAGGAAAGAGAGCTGCATGATATGAGATTGGATAATGAAGCG ATTAAGTTCTCTATATCTTCTTGCATGCCTTGGCCAAAGAAGATCTTATTAGAGAACAAAGTAAAGATCTCTAGAGCTACAG gtgaatcttcggaagaagaagaattttcatacgacccagagatagaaagaaccTTGCTTATGCGACGGAGAGAAGCTCGTAGGAGGCAAGCAGAGGAcgaaattgaaatttttgaggAAGAGATGGCTGCCAACGCAAACCTGAGTTTGAGaaaattgggcactcctgatccaaaTCAACAGCCCTT gtga
- the LOC140863448 gene encoding uncharacterized protein isoform X2, with amino-acid sequence MEQKIRELERKIEEKERELHDMRLDNEAIKFSISSCMPWPKKILLENKVKISRATGESSEEEEFSYDPEIERTLLMRRREARRRQAEDEIEIFEEEMAANANLSLRKLGTPDPNQQPLCITFPTLENNANFELKSGLIHLLPAFHVLAGEDPHKHLMEFHVVCSSMKPHGVTEEQI; translated from the exons ATGGAACAGAAGATACGTGAGCTGGAGAGAAAGATAGAAGAAAAGGAAAGAGAGCTGCATGATATGAGATTGGATAATGAAGCG ATTAAGTTCTCTATATCTTCTTGCATGCCTTGGCCAAAGAAGATCTTATTAGAGAACAAAGTAAAGATCTCTAGAGCTACAG gtgaatcttcggaagaagaagaattttcatacgacccagagatagaaagaaccTTGCTTATGCGACGGAGAGAAGCTCGTAGGAGGCAAGCAGAGGAcgaaattgaaatttttgaggAAGAGATGGCTGCCAACGCAAACCTGAGTTTGAGaaaattgggcactcctgatccaaaTCAACAGCCCTTGTGCATTACTTTTCCaactctagaaaataatgctaattttgaattgaaatctGGATTGATACACTTACTGCCTGCTTTTCATgttcttgcaggtgaggatccgcaCAAGCATCTGATGGAATTCCACGTTGTGTGTTCAAGCATGAAACCGCATGGAGTTACAGAGGAGCAGATTTAG